TTCTCAAAAAGATTGTACTGCTGCGGTGTGTGGATATAGTTGACAATATCGAGAAGTACGCCTAAAGGCCCGTGCTTTCGCCACTCCTTTATAAACGCTGCCTCGTCGGCGAGCTCGTCAACTccctcgttgttgtatgAGTCTGCATCTCTGCCCCAGAGCAGTCTCTGCCCAATCAGATTGATCGTATGAGGGCCacagcggaggcgtcggtgtATAGGATTGAAGTTAAGCTCGTGGGCAATCGCAGCgacagcggtgtcgttattagaggcattgtcgaggacgaagtaaccgagtGTGCGCTCGCTTATGCTAAACTGCTCTAAGATTGATAATACAACCTCAGCTAATCGATCGCCGGAGTGAGCGCCTGTGagctgaggcagcgcgaTAGGCAGGTCTCGGAGCTTGCCATCTGAGTTgacgtagtgggcgacgataccgAGAAAcccgcgcttgccgcctttcgttgtccatccgtcaaagcttatatggatcTTGCTAAGCGATTGTGACAGCTCGTGGACAACGCGGGGCCTGAGCCAGTCAAACAGTCGTATGACGTATTGGGAGACGCTCTTGTGGttcttccagagcgctgCTTCTGCAAGTGGGTTGGCGATAGCAATTAGGCGTCGAAAAGCTGGTGTTTCGAACTCAGAGATGGGGTGGTTGTTCGCGACGAGCCAGTCTACTGCGGCAAACCTAAAGCGCTGCTTGCTAAACCCGTTAATCTGATTAGCTACTGCCTGTGAGATAGGGACTCTCGCAGTGGTGAGCGCGTTGTAAACACTAGCAACTGGAGTCTTGCCTGGTGCTACTAGCCTATGGCCAGGTTTCTGCTCGCTGAGGTGGCGCGCGGCTGACGAGACTGCTGCGCTTGTATTGTATATCCAATACCAATATCCGTGAGCTTGTGCTTGAAACACCAGTGGCAGATGAAGAATACGCGGGTTGGATCTTTGAGAAGAGCGACGCGATAGCCGTGGCGATAGATCCAACTCCGCTTGTGTTGGTGCGTCGTGATAGGCTTCGTATACAGCTTAAGGCGACCCCAATCTATGCCATCATAATTGTCTTCGAGATGGGCGTCAAAAGCCTCATCTACAGCGTCGTCGGCGGCTTCAGAAGACGGAGCGAGCGTAGCTTGCTCACTGCCCTCGGCGGGCGCGACGATAGCGTCTTCGGGCTGCGACTCGCGCAATCGCGACTCGAAAGTATGTGTATATGGAGGCGGCGGAGATAGAGCAGATGGCTGAGATTGATATGACTGCGAGTCGATCGCGACGGGCTGGCTCGCAGTGCCGCGCGCGCGCTTTCTAGGCGAGGGAGCGCTATCAGAGACGCGTTTTTTGGGCGGCATGAGGGCGACGATGAGGTGAGGTATACGGCGATAGATCTGCAACACCAAAAGTATATAGTATTGTGggtgatggagatggagatggagtatACTATATGAGACGACGCGCTGGCTGCTAGTTACACGGAGCTATCGGATATTACTCAATGTTACACGGCGTAACTAAAACACCAAAAAAAGCTCAGTATAGAGCTTTTACAGCTATCTAAGCTGCCTCATGGGCTGCCTCATCACCGAAATCTACTATATACTTAAGGCAATCAAGCTATCAATCTGAATCAAGCTCACGGAAAAGCTCAGCTGGATTGATTGCGTTTTTGTATGAGGTttggctggattgattgaattggcTTGGCATCAATCTTCCAAtcaagctatcaagctaGCTTGATTGATCT
This sequence is a window from Pyrenophora tritici-repentis strain M4 chromosome 4, whole genome shotgun sequence. Protein-coding genes within it:
- a CDS encoding Dimer-Tnp-hAT domain containing protein, producing MPPKKRVSDSAPSPRKRARGTASQPVAIDSQSYQSQPSALSPPPPYTHTFESRLRESQPEDAIVAPAEGSEQATLAPSSEAADDAVDEAFDAHLEDNYDGIDWGRLKLYTKPITTHQHKRSWIYRHGYRVALLKDPTRVFFICHWCFKHKLTDIVSSAARHLSEQKPGHRLVAPGKTPVASVYNALTTARVPISQAVANQINGFSKQRFRFAAVDWLVANNHPISEFETPAFRRLIAIANPLAEAALWKNHKSVSQYVIRLFDWLRPRVVHELSQSLSKIHISFDGWTTKGGKRGFLGIVAHYVNSDGKLRDLPIALPQLTGAHSGDRLAEVVLSILEQFSISERTLGYFVLDNASNNDTAVAAIAHELNFNPIHRRLRCGPHTINLIGQRLLWGRDADSYNNEGVDELADEAAFIKEWRKHGPLGVLLDIVNYIHTPQQYNLFEKAQRTAYRELPHDADDKLTILQPIKPVVTRWNSYFDCFERAIKLAPAINAYANTHIQNTAKEDIYADSQGKNRPAAPQWMRSDGLTAADWAVVTDYIEVLRPLKECTKRFEGRGEYSFGAIAEVIPTFDFLLTQLEARLLYYDCVVHDAHDEAPEDHLPINLRAALLKANEYYAKLDDSPAYYAATILHPRYKHYCDQAWAEKPDWLALNNLNFQALWADYKSLPLPRPCYTRAPKKPSNIDDAIDGIIDPTRGNTKEDEYEQWKREPIVGKGTDPIQYWFGLRDQYPNLSKMALTILSIPASSCECERVFSELGDLLEPRRRCISPELLAALHSVRRWRRAGFGGGDNDDMGQSKLTDEQMDVLYELSKWVGEDDDLDTWDDG